The window ttcccctgggcgatgtgggatgttacaatccaccccccttaggggcccgacgtcctcgtcggcacatttccggccagggattggctctgataccaatttgtcacatcccggcccgaggcggatcacttcccgggcccgctccaccaccgtagcacgatattgtccactttgggcttaccattccctcacggttttgtttttgggaactcacaagcaacttcccagtgggtcacccatcatgggattgctctagcccccttctcgcttaacttcggagttcctatggaacccgaagccagtgagctcccaaaaggcctcgcgctaggtagggatgggaatatacatttaaggatcactcccctgggcgatgtgggatgttacagttacccataaccatgagtattttgcccatccctagtttCAGGGGCAAAGTGGACCGAACATTGAGTTTTAGGGAGTAAAGTGGCAACTTTTGagctacaaaaaataaaatgagattaaaatcgaGTTCCAAATAAGCCTCAAATTAATAGGataatacttttatttttgaactTACATTGTGTAAAGACCAACAGTGTCGCTGGAAAAATAGAACCAAGACATTACACTgtatctaaaaaaaaaaccaaaacataacACTGTGTCTAAAAACAGAGTAAAAAACCAACACTAGATCCAACAAATTCTGTGATATATTATAATTTGGATCCACAAACAGTTTGATTTGTCTAAAAACCAACACCgtttctgaaagaaaaaaaaaaaccaaaattgaacACTGTATCTGAACAATTGAACCAAAACTGAACACTGTTTCTTgaacaattaacaaaaaaactaacatTGTGTCTAGAAAACTAAACCACAAACTAACACTGAAAGAAGTACATTTGTATAAACCAAAAATTATATAATCTGAAACAtcaattgaaaatataaaaagcaaTCTCCAAAGATTAAAATCTATTACATACACGAATAGCTCttatctacaaaaaaaaaaaaaaaaaaaaaaaaaaaaaaaaaaaaaaaaatcaaccgtCTTGGATAACAACTTTACATGAAACCTTATTATGTCCTGAACCTTGACATCTGCTACAAGTCACAATCTTCTTAGTCCCACTAATTTCACCAGCAAATTTAATCCTAATCTTCTTTGGCCTTCTAGACGAAATCTCAGTATTAGGTGGCCTCACACCATTCTTAAAATTATTAACATTAGGTTTATCCAAATCTGAAACTGGATTCATGACAAACTGATATGTTTCCGGATAAAAAGTTACCTTCCAGTACTCTTCAACATACTTAAATGCATCATGATTATCATGCTGCAACACGTACAATGCATGAGAACATGGAAAAGGATTGTGCTGCCATTGAACACAAGAGCATGTCCTATCACCCAGACAAACAACAAAACGATTCCACTCTGTCCTAACTTCAAAAACATCCATGTCAGAACGACTAATCCTCCAATGCATGCCCTCTTTCAATAGTAGCTTCagctcattttctttctttggacACAAAATCGTATGAATATTCTGATCAAATAATTTCTTCTTAGCCATACTAACCATCAGCCAAACTCTAATGTCTTTAAGAAGATCCATAAGTAGCATACAACGGCTATTCAACACTATGGTATTAAAAGACTCTGAAAGTGCATTACTCATTGATCCTCATCTCTTACCAGGAAAGTGAGTAATAGCATAGTTCTCTTTAGGcaaatcaactaaaaattctTCACATGCCCTTTCCCGTTATCCATAAATTcaataatcatcaaaattagatgCAATGCATGCATAAGCACAGTTTGCTAAAaaattcatcttcttctttagtCCCTTACCAGCACCCTTTGAAAATAAACTACTAacattttgttttaaataaacaaTACA of the Pyrus communis chromosome 1, drPyrComm1.1, whole genome shotgun sequence genome contains:
- the LOC137725838 gene encoding uncharacterized protein, which gives rise to MIRTNKNNVVGWKFVSSFIKDKVQSNPLIKPKEIISNLKQFYGQDIDYSTAYFGKEKAISELNDDDVDSYKLLPWYIESTLASNPGNVFVLEVVPESNSMAKKKLFDQNIHTILCPKKENELKLLLKEGMHWRISRSDMDVFEVRTEWNRFVVCLGDRTCSCVQWQHNPFPCSHALYVLQHDNHDAFKYVEEYWKVTFYPETYQFVMNPVSDLDKPNVNNFKNGVRPPNTEISSRRPKKIRIKFAGEISGTKKIVTCSRCQGSGHNKVSCKVVIQDG